A region from the Hydrogenimonas sp. genome encodes:
- a CDS encoding septum formation protein Maf: protein MLLLGSSSETRAKILRSYGIDFRQVGCDFDEDALDHPVPEHFVYHATVGKMRACESRFGLDLPILCADTVVTAHGEILRKAADEREAREILKMQSGSRVAIITCTALKSKKLMFLDLSQTLYIFAPFDEEDLEKYIESGEWRGKAGACMVEGFCKRYIESVEGFESCAMGLTVEKLLPWLKRAS, encoded by the coding sequence ATGCTGCTGCTAGGCTCCTCTTCAGAGACACGCGCGAAGATTCTGAGGTCTTACGGTATCGATTTCAGGCAGGTCGGCTGCGATTTCGATGAAGACGCACTCGACCACCCGGTACCGGAGCACTTTGTATACCATGCAACCGTCGGGAAGATGAGGGCCTGCGAGAGTCGTTTCGGGCTCGACCTGCCGATTCTCTGCGCCGATACAGTAGTGACGGCCCATGGAGAGATTTTGAGAAAAGCTGCCGACGAGAGAGAGGCGAGAGAGATTCTGAAGATGCAAAGCGGCAGCCGCGTAGCGATCATAACCTGTACCGCTCTGAAGTCGAAGAAGCTGATGTTCCTTGACCTGTCGCAGACACTCTACATTTTCGCTCCGTTCGACGAGGAGGATCTCGAGAAGTATATAGAGAGCGGGGAGTGGAGAGGAAAGGCCGGTGCATGTATGGTGGAGGGGTTCTGCAAGCGCTATATCGAGTCGGTCGAAGGGTTTGAGTCCTGCGCCATGGGGCTTACCGTGGAGAAGCTGCTGCCGTGGCTGAAGAGGGCGTCGTGA
- a CDS encoding alanyl-tRNA synthetase — protein MDIRQAFLDYFASKGHKIYESSPLVPDDPTLLFTNAGMVPFKNIFTGEVPAPNPPRAASCQTCIRAGGKHNDLENVGHTARHHTFFEMLGNFSFGDYFKEDAIAYAWEFVTEVLELPREKLWVTVHESDDEAEEIWAKYIERDRIFRMGDKDNFWQMGDTGPCGPCSEIFYDQGEEHFSGPEDYLGGDGDRFLEIWNLVFMQYERDREGNLNPLPKPSIDTGMGLERVVAVKEGKLSNYDTELFMPIIRAVEELVGREYEYESGASYRVIADHLRSTTFLLAQGVNFSNEGRGYVLRRILRRAVRHGYMLGLREPFMYRLVDVLVEIMGGHYTYLQEKKESVKQLMQLEEERFFVTIAAGIELFEKELKNTKRLFSGAVAFKLYDTYGFPLDLTQDMLKERGIEVDIAEFERLMSEQRMRAKAAWKGSGDASVEGDFKELLQEFGKNSFIGYDNLGSRSQILALLNESFARVKCLEPGQKGWVLLDITPFYAESGGQTGDVGELKSADEGERVADVLYTKKFFDLNLSEVRAERKLCENDTVEAVVDNSRREIAKHHSATHLLHSVLREILGEHVTQAGSLVEAQRLRFDFSHPKALTSEEIAAIEERVNEIVERGIEGETAEMSIDEAKEMGAMALFGEKYGERVRVVSFGESSVELCGGTHVHNTAEIGVFLITKESGVSAGVRRIEAVCGHAAYETVKSMRSELAQIGSELKAKDPLQGIAKLKSQVKELKQELQAAQKSRKSEVKSEKIGGVMVIVDEVEGGDIKQMIDDLKNAHESVAVMLFQKRGDKVLIAAGQKNTPVKAGAWVKEIAPVLGGGGGGRDDFAQAGGKDPSKIAEAEKRALEYLKESIGS, from the coding sequence ATGGATATCAGACAGGCTTTTCTGGACTACTTCGCGTCGAAGGGGCATAAGATATACGAGAGTTCGCCCCTGGTACCGGACGATCCGACGCTGCTATTTACAAATGCCGGTATGGTCCCTTTCAAAAACATCTTCACCGGCGAGGTTCCGGCCCCGAATCCTCCGAGGGCCGCAAGCTGCCAGACCTGCATAAGAGCCGGCGGCAAGCACAACGATCTGGAGAATGTCGGCCACACGGCCAGGCACCACACCTTTTTCGAGATGCTGGGCAACTTCAGCTTCGGCGATTACTTCAAGGAGGATGCGATCGCCTATGCGTGGGAGTTCGTTACGGAGGTTCTGGAGCTGCCCAGGGAGAAGCTGTGGGTGACGGTGCATGAGAGCGATGACGAGGCGGAGGAGATCTGGGCGAAGTATATAGAGCGCGATAGAATCTTCAGGATGGGCGACAAGGATAACTTCTGGCAGATGGGCGATACTGGCCCCTGCGGCCCCTGCAGCGAGATATTCTACGACCAGGGAGAGGAGCACTTCAGCGGCCCCGAGGACTATCTTGGCGGAGACGGCGACAGGTTTCTGGAGATCTGGAATCTCGTGTTCATGCAGTATGAGCGGGACAGGGAGGGGAACCTCAATCCGCTTCCAAAGCCCTCCATAGATACCGGCATGGGGCTCGAGCGTGTAGTCGCCGTGAAAGAGGGGAAACTCAGCAACTACGATACCGAGCTCTTCATGCCGATTATCAGGGCGGTAGAGGAGCTTGTCGGCAGAGAGTACGAGTACGAAAGCGGTGCGAGCTACAGGGTCATAGCCGACCATCTGCGCTCGACCACCTTCCTGCTTGCGCAGGGGGTCAACTTCTCCAACGAAGGGCGCGGCTACGTTCTGCGCCGGATACTGCGCCGTGCCGTACGCCACGGATATATGCTCGGGTTAAGAGAGCCTTTCATGTACAGGCTTGTCGACGTTCTCGTCGAAATAATGGGCGGCCACTACACCTACCTGCAGGAGAAAAAAGAGAGTGTAAAGCAGCTGATGCAGCTCGAAGAGGAGCGCTTTTTCGTCACAATAGCGGCGGGAATAGAGCTTTTCGAAAAGGAGCTGAAGAATACGAAAAGACTCTTCAGCGGTGCAGTGGCTTTCAAGCTATACGACACATACGGCTTTCCCCTCGATCTTACGCAGGATATGCTCAAAGAGAGGGGCATTGAGGTCGACATAGCGGAGTTCGAGCGCCTGATGAGCGAACAGCGGATGCGCGCCAAGGCGGCCTGGAAAGGGAGCGGCGACGCCTCGGTGGAGGGAGACTTCAAAGAGCTTCTGCAGGAGTTCGGCAAAAACAGCTTCATAGGGTACGACAATCTCGGCTCACGTAGTCAAATTCTCGCACTTTTGAACGAGAGTTTCGCCAGGGTGAAGTGTCTCGAGCCGGGACAGAAGGGGTGGGTGCTGTTGGATATCACACCCTTCTACGCGGAGAGCGGAGGACAGACGGGCGATGTCGGCGAGCTCAAATCGGCCGATGAAGGAGAGAGGGTTGCGGATGTGCTCTATACTAAGAAGTTTTTCGATCTCAATCTGAGCGAAGTTAGAGCGGAGAGAAAACTCTGCGAAAACGATACGGTAGAGGCCGTCGTCGACAACTCCCGACGTGAGATAGCCAAACATCACAGCGCTACGCACCTTCTGCACAGCGTACTGCGCGAGATTCTCGGAGAGCACGTCACCCAGGCCGGTTCACTGGTCGAAGCGCAGAGACTCCGTTTCGACTTCAGCCACCCCAAGGCGCTTACATCCGAAGAGATCGCCGCGATAGAGGAGAGAGTCAACGAGATTGTAGAGCGCGGCATAGAGGGCGAGACGGCGGAGATGAGTATAGATGAGGCCAAAGAGATGGGGGCCATGGCTCTTTTCGGAGAGAAGTACGGAGAGCGGGTGCGGGTGGTCAGCTTCGGTGAGAGCTCAGTGGAGCTCTGCGGCGGAACGCATGTGCACAACACGGCCGAAATAGGGGTGTTTCTCATCACGAAAGAGAGTGGTGTCAGCGCCGGAGTCAGGCGTATAGAGGCGGTCTGCGGCCATGCGGCATACGAGACGGTCAAAAGTATGCGTTCCGAACTTGCGCAGATCGGCAGCGAGCTGAAAGCCAAAGATCCTCTTCAGGGAATCGCGAAGCTGAAGAGCCAGGTAAAAGAGCTGAAACAGGAGCTTCAGGCGGCGCAAAAGAGCAGAAAGAGCGAAGTGAAGAGTGAAAAAATCGGCGGTGTCATGGTGATCGTCGACGAAGTGGAGGGGGGCGACATCAAGCAGATGATAGACGATCTGAAAAATGCCCATGAGAGTGTCGCGGTGATGCTTTTCCAGAAGAGAGGCGACAAGGTGCTGATAGCCGCCGGGCAGAAAAACACACCCGTAAAGGCGGGTGCATGGGTCAAAGAGATAGCACCGGTTCTAGGCGGAGGCGGAGGAGGGCGCGACGACTTTGCCCAGGCGGGCGGAAAAGATCCGTCCAAGATAGCCGAGGCCGAAAAGAGGGCCCTGGAGTATCTCAAAGAGAGTATCGGCTCATAG
- a CDS encoding rubredoxin, with amino-acid sequence MNEIDIESPEFQAELEKTWKFVEKVNRQFGFVQNPDAEINEGVAMGLARNRMIYGKRYCPCFMVIGETPEERKAADNRICPCKPALEKEIPEQGYCHCGIFCTPEYAEKHAVEESLEEAVHLHSRGLTQEEAELLLCKEQLDGEELEALLEARDLGMVKFELIDVREPMEYRMGHIKGADELWPTSQFYDWFGKIQGKKDDRLILYCHTGSRSYQIQHVMKAQGFKHVGNLMRGIVSYDGEIVR; translated from the coding sequence ATGAATGAGATAGATATAGAGTCACCGGAGTTTCAGGCGGAGCTTGAAAAGACCTGGAAATTCGTCGAAAAGGTTAACAGGCAGTTCGGCTTTGTCCAGAACCCAGACGCGGAGATCAACGAAGGGGTGGCTATGGGGCTTGCCAGGAACAGGATGATCTACGGCAAGCGCTACTGCCCCTGCTTCATGGTCATAGGGGAGACCCCCGAAGAGAGAAAGGCGGCCGACAACCGGATATGCCCGTGCAAGCCGGCACTGGAAAAGGAGATTCCGGAACAGGGTTACTGCCACTGCGGAATCTTCTGTACCCCTGAATATGCCGAAAAACATGCTGTCGAAGAGTCGCTGGAGGAGGCTGTACACCTGCACTCAAGAGGTTTGACGCAGGAAGAGGCGGAACTGCTTCTTTGCAAGGAGCAGCTTGACGGGGAGGAACTGGAAGCGCTTCTGGAAGCGAGAGATCTGGGAATGGTGAAGTTCGAGCTGATAGATGTAAGGGAGCCGATGGAGTACCGTATGGGGCACATAAAGGGTGCGGATGAGCTATGGCCCACATCGCAGTTCTACGACTGGTTCGGAAAGATTCAGGGTAAAAAAGATGACCGGCTAATACTCTACTGCCACACCGGAAGCCGCAGCTACCAGATACAGCATGTCATGAAGGCGCAGGGTTTCAAGCATGTAGGAAACCTGATGAGGGGCATCGTCTCCTACGACGGAGAGATAGTACGCTGA
- a CDS encoding UDP-N-acetylglucosamine--N-acetylmuramyl-(pentapeptide) pyrophosphoryl-undecaprenol N-acetylglucosamine transferase, whose protein sequence is MRVLLTGGGTGGHLSIVRAVKEELVKRGAEVYYIGSVSGQDMAWFGGDGDFEEKLFLKSAGVVNKRGVAKAASIFQLLKSAREARSFMKSRDIEALLSVGGYSAAPAAFAALTLGTPLYIHEQNAVSGRLNRLLKPFAKRFFTSYGETLVDYPVSEVFFESARVRSGVKRVIFLGGSQGARAINDFALSVAPELAGMGVSIIHQTGGADFERVKKGYEEAGIEADVFDFTEKLHEKIASADFAVSRAGAGTLWELAANRIPALFVPYPYAAGDHQYKNALFLKSRSACWLVRESELSPEMLPEIIGSDIRGVSERLSDAIKPGGAAAIAESLLGKR, encoded by the coding sequence ATGAGAGTCTTGCTTACGGGCGGCGGTACCGGCGGGCATCTATCCATTGTGCGTGCGGTTAAGGAGGAGCTTGTAAAGAGGGGAGCCGAGGTTTACTACATCGGCTCTGTAAGCGGGCAGGATATGGCCTGGTTCGGCGGTGACGGGGATTTCGAAGAGAAGCTCTTTCTGAAATCCGCCGGGGTCGTCAACAAGAGGGGGGTCGCCAAAGCCGCTTCGATCTTTCAGCTTCTAAAGTCTGCCCGCGAGGCGCGTAGTTTCATGAAGAGCCGTGATATAGAGGCTCTGCTCAGTGTCGGCGGCTACTCCGCGGCGCCCGCGGCTTTTGCCGCTCTTACCCTGGGTACTCCTCTCTATATACATGAGCAAAACGCCGTCAGCGGACGGTTGAACCGGCTTTTGAAGCCTTTTGCAAAGCGGTTTTTCACTTCATACGGCGAGACTCTGGTTGACTATCCGGTATCGGAGGTTTTTTTCGAGAGTGCCCGGGTGCGCAGCGGGGTGAAGAGGGTGATTTTCCTGGGAGGCAGCCAGGGGGCGAGGGCCATAAACGACTTCGCCCTCTCGGTCGCCCCGGAACTCGCGGGTATGGGAGTATCGATCATCCATCAGACCGGCGGTGCCGATTTTGAACGGGTCAAAAAGGGTTACGAAGAGGCGGGGATCGAAGCGGATGTTTTCGATTTCACCGAAAAACTTCATGAAAAGATAGCCTCCGCCGACTTTGCGGTCAGCCGTGCCGGTGCCGGGACTCTTTGGGAGCTTGCCGCCAACCGTATTCCGGCGCTCTTCGTCCCCTACCCTTACGCCGCAGGAGACCACCAGTACAAAAACGCCCTCTTTCTGAAGAGCAGATCTGCCTGCTGGTTGGTCAGGGAGAGTGAACTCAGCCCCGAAATGCTCCCGGAGATAATCGGAAGCGACATAAGGGGTGTCAGCGAAAGACTCTCCGATGCCATAAAGCCCGGCGGAGCGGCCGCAATTGCGGAGTCTCTGCTGGGAAAACGATAG
- a CDS encoding dimeric dUTPase, which translates to MQKDRVEKMLEMFRLQNRLNDDTNGPKWREGVTKQGKLINWKRCMVMETAELIDSFSWKHWKNISGGIDLENIKVEMVDIWHFVMSYILRFQDPDEAAKLALEMMKMSAVKLPKSWSESDNARIEELLEPFENFMALALIKTDDEAYRRELLEQFWECVDAVGLSFDDLYRLYIGKNALNQFRQMHGYKEGTYKKIWNRKEDNVVMQEILAENPDITYEELLRRLGERYSLVGSR; encoded by the coding sequence GTGCAGAAAGATAGAGTTGAAAAGATGTTAGAGATGTTCAGGCTTCAAAACAGGCTCAACGACGATACAAACGGTCCAAAGTGGCGCGAAGGTGTAACGAAGCAGGGCAAGCTGATAAACTGGAAGCGGTGCATGGTTATGGAGACGGCCGAACTGATTGACAGTTTCAGCTGGAAACACTGGAAAAACATCTCCGGAGGGATAGATCTGGAGAATATAAAGGTGGAGATGGTCGATATCTGGCACTTCGTCATGAGTTATATTCTCCGTTTTCAAGACCCGGACGAGGCGGCGAAGCTGGCTCTGGAGATGATGAAGATGAGCGCCGTAAAACTTCCGAAAAGCTGGAGCGAGTCGGACAATGCCCGCATAGAGGAGCTGCTGGAGCCGTTCGAGAACTTCATGGCGCTCGCACTGATAAAGACTGATGACGAGGCCTACCGAAGGGAGCTGCTGGAGCAGTTCTGGGAGTGCGTGGATGCGGTCGGACTGAGCTTCGATGATCTCTACCGCCTCTATATAGGCAAAAACGCTCTAAACCAGTTCAGGCAGATGCACGGCTACAAAGAGGGTACCTACAAAAAGATATGGAACCGAAAAGAGGACAATGTCGTCATGCAGGAGATTCTGGCCGAAAACCCGGATATTACCTATGAGGAGCTTCTACGGAGGCTTGGGGAGAGGTATTCTTTAGTAGGTAGTAGGTAG
- a CDS encoding cell division protein FtsW: protein MIDRPLFLAVTALIVVGMVFSYSLSAYTVIFYNTQPYHFFLRQFIAGMAGIVIMWALARQNPEKIVIPVGFTLFVVSALLMIALPFLPEQFAKEVGGAKRWIRLGFISLAPVEFFKVGFVFFLAWSFSRKVLPRHMERDSDNRYTLKEELLIVLPYFLVFVAIMFIIAIFQNDLGQVIVLGGTLLVMMIFAGSSLRFFAFSILMALIAFAGFIVTSPHRIERFKGWWFMLQNFLSQIFPQWAAKVPRVDLAEEPYQVSNSLHAIHHGGLFGVGLGNGVLKLGFLSEVHTDFVLAGMAEEIGVVGVGAVVALMMFVIFRLLKIAGRSEKPVYYLYCVGIAMIIGFAFLINALGISGVIPLKGIAVPFLSYGGSQILALSIGVGLALSMSKRARL, encoded by the coding sequence ATGATTGACCGTCCACTATTTCTTGCAGTAACCGCCCTGATCGTTGTCGGCATGGTTTTCAGCTACTCTCTTTCAGCCTATACGGTAATTTTTTACAATACCCAGCCATACCATTTTTTCCTTCGCCAGTTCATTGCCGGTATGGCCGGAATAGTCATAATGTGGGCACTGGCTAGGCAGAACCCCGAAAAGATTGTGATACCTGTGGGCTTTACCCTCTTTGTAGTCTCCGCACTCCTTATGATAGCCCTCCCTTTTCTTCCGGAGCAGTTTGCAAAAGAGGTGGGAGGGGCCAAAAGGTGGATACGGCTCGGTTTCATATCTCTTGCGCCGGTGGAGTTTTTCAAGGTCGGCTTCGTCTTCTTCCTGGCGTGGAGCTTTTCGAGAAAGGTGCTGCCGCGCCACATGGAGCGTGACAGCGACAACCGCTATACGCTTAAAGAGGAGCTTCTAATAGTTCTTCCCTACTTTCTGGTCTTTGTGGCGATAATGTTCATCATCGCGATTTTCCAGAACGATCTAGGACAGGTCATCGTACTCGGGGGTACACTGCTGGTTATGATGATCTTTGCCGGAAGCAGCCTGCGCTTTTTCGCCTTTTCGATTCTGATGGCGCTGATCGCGTTTGCCGGCTTCATCGTAACTTCACCGCACAGAATAGAGCGCTTCAAGGGGTGGTGGTTCATGCTCCAGAACTTTTTATCGCAGATATTTCCGCAGTGGGCGGCGAAAGTACCCAGGGTAGACCTGGCCGAAGAGCCGTACCAGGTAAGCAACTCCCTCCATGCCATTCACCACGGCGGACTCTTCGGCGTGGGGCTGGGCAACGGGGTGCTGAAGCTCGGTTTTTTGAGCGAGGTGCATACCGACTTCGTGCTTGCCGGAATGGCTGAAGAGATAGGCGTTGTCGGCGTAGGCGCCGTGGTCGCGCTGATGATGTTCGTCATATTCAGGCTGCTCAAGATTGCCGGACGCAGCGAGAAGCCGGTCTACTACCTCTACTGCGTCGGAATAGCGATGATAATAGGGTTCGCCTTTTTGATAAACGCACTCGGAATCAGCGGGGTGATACCGCTCAAAGGTATAGCGGTTCCGTTTCTGAGCTACGGCGGTTCACAGATTCTGGCGCTGTCGATAGGGGTGGGCCTGGCGCTCTCCATGAGCAAAAGAGCGAGGCTCTGA
- a CDS encoding Bax protein, with amino-acid sequence MYFRLWPVLLLILLIAGCTTPGQKHEERVERSPKLLYYSVNSYRQTMQILDNLGYTDSSFKAGMIKIPRVLITRISKRWKEQADKIPVEIKKSIFLRLMASGALIADEEILKERKKLLSILKELSKGPISRKESAWLRETALKYKVLKDRGDILTREKLHELVRRVDIVPPSIIVAQAAVESGWGTSRFAVEGNALFGQWSFSDNAMKPKEQRAHLGNYGLATFKTPLDSIRSYLLNINTHPAYRSFRYLRSEMRAHGVPLRGEALVHTLEHYSERKKEYIEDLNRIIRTNRLSWLDSAELQNNRPVVIHPDR; translated from the coding sequence ATGTACTTCAGGTTATGGCCGGTACTGCTGCTTATACTTCTCATTGCCGGATGCACTACACCAGGGCAGAAACATGAGGAGAGGGTGGAGCGCTCCCCGAAGCTTCTCTACTACAGTGTCAACTCCTACAGGCAGACCATGCAGATTCTTGACAACCTCGGCTATACCGACAGCAGCTTCAAAGCGGGGATGATAAAGATTCCGAGAGTCCTGATTACTCGCATATCCAAACGGTGGAAAGAGCAGGCCGACAAGATTCCGGTGGAGATAAAAAAGAGTATCTTTCTAAGACTCATGGCTTCCGGTGCCCTGATAGCGGATGAAGAGATTCTTAAAGAGCGGAAAAAGCTTCTTTCTATTCTCAAAGAGCTCTCGAAGGGCCCTATTTCACGCAAGGAGAGTGCTTGGCTCAGAGAAACGGCTCTTAAATACAAGGTATTGAAAGATAGAGGCGACATTCTCACAAGAGAGAAGCTCCACGAACTGGTACGGCGTGTAGACATAGTTCCGCCGTCTATCATCGTAGCGCAGGCGGCGGTAGAGAGCGGCTGGGGAACATCGCGCTTCGCGGTCGAAGGAAACGCCCTTTTCGGGCAGTGGAGCTTCAGCGACAATGCGATGAAGCCGAAGGAGCAGAGAGCCCATCTCGGGAACTACGGTCTCGCCACCTTCAAAACCCCACTCGATTCGATACGCTCCTATCTGCTAAATATCAACACTCACCCCGCCTACAGATCCTTCCGGTATCTCCGCTCGGAAATGAGAGCGCACGGTGTACCGCTACGAGGAGAGGCGCTTGTGCATACGCTCGAACACTACTCGGAGCGCAAAAAGGAGTATATAGAGGACCTGAACAGGATTATCCGCACAAACAGGCTCTCATGGCTCGATAGTGCCGAGCTTCAAAACAACAGGCCTGTAGTCATCCATCCTGACAGATAG
- a CDS encoding flagellar basal-body rod protein FlgB, protein MQIDRAEQLMAKALDYRALRQDLISANIANVDTPYYRARDISFEDALVAERARLYGEKGRILKMAKTDDSHMQGLPDTGSVKPEIFFRDGHTARNDANTVDLDVETTEMAKNLTMYNALVAAIKKNGAIFRSVIDASAKV, encoded by the coding sequence ATGCAGATTGACCGTGCAGAGCAGCTTATGGCGAAAGCGCTGGACTACAGGGCACTGAGGCAGGATCTGATCAGTGCGAACATAGCGAATGTGGACACACCCTACTACCGTGCAAGGGATATCTCCTTCGAAGATGCTCTGGTAGCCGAAAGGGCGCGGCTTTACGGGGAAAAAGGGCGGATTTTAAAGATGGCGAAAACAGATGATTCGCACATGCAGGGGCTGCCCGACACCGGAAGCGTCAAACCGGAGATCTTCTTCCGGGACGGACATACTGCCAGAAACGACGCCAATACGGTCGACCTCGATGTCGAAACCACGGAGATGGCAAAAAACCTGACAATGTACAATGCCCTCGTCGCGGCAATCAAAAAGAACGGTGCGATTTTCCGCAGCGTCATAGACGCTTCCGCGAAGGTATAA
- a CDS encoding flagellar basal-body rod protein FlgC translates to MSFLNSFDINGYGLSAQRFRVNIISSNIANANTTRTEEGGPYRRREVVFKAFNFDKVLNSKIEKDSDFLPYSDPLSEGTEGVEALPPLMGVAVDKVVRDDSEPKMKYDPSHPDADAQGYVAYPNINPVVEMADLIEATRAYQANVAAFQNVKAMANGAIELLKA, encoded by the coding sequence ATGAGTTTTCTGAACAGTTTCGATATAAACGGCTACGGTCTTTCGGCCCAGCGTTTCCGTGTGAATATAATCAGCTCCAATATAGCCAACGCCAATACTACGAGAACCGAAGAGGGCGGGCCTTACCGCAGGCGCGAGGTCGTTTTCAAAGCTTTCAATTTCGATAAAGTTTTAAACAGTAAAATAGAGAAAGATTCCGACTTCCTCCCCTACTCCGATCCGCTCTCGGAGGGGACGGAAGGAGTAGAGGCCCTGCCTCCCCTTATGGGCGTAGCGGTAGACAAAGTGGTTCGCGACGACAGCGAGCCGAAAATGAAGTACGATCCGTCACATCCGGATGCCGATGCGCAGGGGTATGTAGCATACCCCAACATAAACCCGGTCGTGGAAATGGCCGATCTTATTGAAGCAACACGCGCCTACCAGGCGAACGTAGCCGCGTTCCAGAATGTAAAAGCGATGGCGAACGGTGCCATAGAGCTTTTAAAAGCTTAA
- a CDS encoding flagellar hook-basal body complex protein FliE, with translation MDKNIQGVNRLSTNDLLKSDKADKKSGESSFGEVLKESLEEVNDLQKKGEEAMSDLATGQVKDLHQAALAIGKAEMSMKLMLEVRNKAINAYKEILRTQI, from the coding sequence ATGGATAAAAACATTCAGGGAGTGAACCGACTCTCCACAAACGACCTTCTCAAAAGCGACAAAGCCGATAAGAAAAGCGGGGAGAGCAGCTTCGGTGAAGTACTCAAGGAGTCTCTCGAAGAGGTGAACGACCTGCAGAAAAAGGGTGAAGAGGCCATGAGCGATTTGGCGACCGGACAGGTCAAAGATCTGCACCAGGCAGCCCTTGCAATAGGCAAAGCAGAGATGAGCATGAAGCTCATGCTCGAAGTCCGCAACAAGGCGATAAACGCGTACAAAGAAATTCTCCGTACACAGATCTGA